The following are from one region of the Amycolatopsis sp. QT-25 genome:
- a CDS encoding MBL fold metallo-hydrolase: MSQAAVQLLDALVLDAAQAALKSSAYLDRQIDFREFARVNRSELLDLIARVPSLRAELALNYRDKLADTHPRLLALLGENSAESADAAQALRDPRALRTPRGRAKAVTKPAVENGQSATSSGRGRIPGDPIATQRLRERFDRRLAETRAARDRAKAQRDYARTEADRLRRDLEAAEDDRDESLAVIEALRAELAAERAHVAGLAKDVPAAAALLKAAILPAPAETSVVNDVDVDPREREAAADSQAPAGLVAPRVAAVLAQVDVAPDSLLSALDALLAPPAPIEHVWVGEPREIALTPLGGGTDIGGSCMLVSVGDVRILVDAGMRPKKPVDRAGPEHIDVALKGPIDAIVITHAHNDHAGYVPALTHKYPNMPVICTPETAAILPTMWNDSVRVFDRARGDHVESDEPLTEPPYGQAQVHDAQRRIREVQCGRTIEIAAGVTIMLFPAGHILGAAGVVVSAGPNRITVTGDVSDLEQASVPGLVVPDAARGSDLLVIESTYCGHQRSNRDAEVEKFVRMVAETVGDSAATGGRVLVPAFALGRAQEVALTLRNRLPDVPVLIDGMAKDIARIYEEQTAGTARPLKIYGEQVSAVRPWERQQLLRTFRRGVIVTTSGMLTAGPAVTWARSILPDSDAALLIAGYQDEDSPGFELLELADASRQATFVLDREELKVNARVAKFGLSAHADRRGLSSIVTEVGARDVMLVHGIASKQRDFADNLTRRGFSVAPTMRWQLTNS, encoded by the coding sequence ATGAGCCAAGCTGCGGTGCAGCTGCTCGATGCGCTGGTCCTCGACGCGGCCCAGGCTGCCCTGAAATCGTCTGCATACCTCGATCGGCAAATCGACTTTCGTGAATTCGCGCGTGTCAACCGATCCGAGTTGCTGGACCTCATCGCGAGAGTGCCCTCTCTGCGGGCCGAGCTCGCGCTGAACTATCGCGACAAGTTGGCTGACACGCATCCGCGCTTGTTGGCCCTGCTTGGCGAGAACTCGGCCGAGAGCGCCGACGCGGCACAAGCTCTACGGGATCCTCGTGCGTTGCGGACACCCCGGGGCCGTGCCAAGGCCGTCACGAAGCCGGCAGTCGAAAACGGGCAGTCCGCAACCAGCAGCGGGCGTGGACGGATACCGGGAGATCCGATCGCCACGCAGCGGCTGCGGGAACGGTTCGACCGACGCCTGGCCGAGACGCGTGCGGCTCGTGACCGGGCGAAGGCACAACGAGACTACGCCCGCACGGAAGCTGATCGGTTACGTCGCGATCTTGAAGCTGCCGAAGACGATCGGGATGAGTCGCTGGCCGTCATCGAGGCTTTGCGAGCCGAACTGGCTGCCGAGCGAGCCCATGTTGCAGGGCTGGCCAAGGACGTGCCTGCCGCGGCGGCCCTGTTGAAGGCTGCGATCCTTCCGGCACCGGCCGAGACTTCTGTGGTCAACGACGTCGATGTCGATCCGCGCGAACGTGAAGCCGCAGCCGATTCCCAGGCACCAGCGGGCTTGGTCGCCCCGCGGGTTGCCGCCGTACTCGCTCAGGTCGATGTGGCACCGGACTCGCTGCTCTCGGCCCTCGATGCGCTGCTCGCGCCGCCCGCACCGATCGAGCACGTCTGGGTCGGCGAACCGCGCGAGATCGCGCTGACGCCCTTGGGCGGCGGCACCGACATCGGAGGCTCTTGCATGTTGGTCAGCGTCGGCGATGTCAGGATCCTCGTCGATGCCGGTATGCGTCCCAAGAAGCCCGTCGACCGGGCCGGGCCAGAACACATCGATGTGGCCTTGAAAGGGCCGATCGACGCGATCGTGATCACGCACGCCCACAACGATCACGCCGGGTACGTACCGGCGCTGACCCACAAGTACCCGAACATGCCGGTGATCTGCACTCCGGAGACCGCGGCGATCCTGCCGACGATGTGGAATGACTCGGTTCGCGTGTTCGACCGGGCCCGTGGTGATCATGTCGAGAGCGACGAACCATTGACGGAGCCGCCGTACGGGCAAGCACAGGTTCATGACGCACAGCGTCGTATCCGTGAGGTTCAGTGCGGCCGGACCATTGAGATCGCGGCTGGAGTCACGATCATGCTGTTCCCTGCCGGGCACATTCTCGGTGCGGCCGGTGTGGTCGTGTCGGCCGGTCCGAATCGGATCACGGTCACCGGGGACGTGTCCGACCTGGAGCAGGCGAGCGTGCCCGGTCTGGTCGTGCCGGACGCGGCCCGCGGATCGGACCTACTGGTCATCGAGTCGACGTACTGCGGGCACCAACGCTCGAACCGGGACGCCGAGGTCGAGAAGTTCGTACGGATGGTGGCGGAGACAGTCGGCGACTCGGCGGCGACCGGCGGGCGGGTCCTCGTACCGGCGTTCGCGCTCGGGCGCGCGCAGGAGGTCGCACTGACTCTGCGTAATCGGCTGCCGGACGTGCCGGTTCTCATCGACGGGATGGCCAAGGACATCGCGAGAATCTATGAGGAGCAGACCGCCGGGACAGCGCGACCGCTGAAGATCTATGGTGAGCAGGTATCGGCGGTGCGGCCATGGGAACGACAGCAGCTCTTGCGCACGTTCCGGCGCGGAGTCATCGTGACTACGTCCGGGATGTTGACTGCGGGCCCTGCGGTCACCTGGGCACGCTCGATTCTGCCGGACTCGGACGCCGCCCTGTTGATCGCCGGCTATCAGGATGAGGACTCCCCCGGGTTCGAGCTGCTCGAGCTAGCCGATGCCAGCAGGCAGGCCACGTTCGTGCTCGACCGCGAAGAGCTCAAGGTCAACGCACGGGTCGCGAAGTTCGGGCTGTCGGCACACGCCGACCGGCGCGGCCTGTCGTCGATCGTCACCGAGGTCGGCGCCCGTGACGTGATGCTGGTCCACGGGATCGCGTCCAAGCAAAGGGACTTCGCGGACAACCTGACACGTCGAGGATTCTCCGTCGCGCCCACCATGCGCTGGCAGCTCACCAACTCGTGA
- a CDS encoding YbaB/EbfC family nucleoid-associated protein, with the protein MADKPAPRKPADDRQAMLESLATLSVDASSPDGAVSVSVNTDGVMTRLRVSEAVSRMSPAEIADAVMRTYQEAQQGSAKRSAKLMAPIGNAGYITDRLRWRLGFTPAFQQTEETGTPDSPVSRRTSAVIENVVLKNRSEEPAGPAKDEPEPAESDDQYYEQGLRYRPSW; encoded by the coding sequence GTGGCCGACAAACCGGCGCCCAGGAAACCGGCCGACGACCGGCAAGCGATGCTCGAGTCCTTGGCCACCTTGTCGGTGGACGCGTCCTCACCGGACGGCGCCGTCTCCGTTTCGGTCAACACCGACGGCGTGATGACCCGGCTCAGAGTGAGCGAAGCCGTGTCGCGGATGTCGCCCGCCGAAATCGCGGACGCCGTCATGCGGACCTATCAGGAAGCGCAGCAAGGATCCGCGAAGCGCAGTGCGAAGCTGATGGCGCCGATCGGCAACGCCGGGTACATCACGGACAGGCTCCGGTGGCGGCTCGGCTTCACCCCGGCGTTCCAGCAGACCGAGGAAACCGGCACGCCGGATTCCCCGGTCTCGCGCCGGACCTCGGCGGTCATCGAGAACGTGGTGCTCAAAAATCGTTCGGAAGAACCGGCCGGGCCCGCCAAGGACGAGCCCGAACCGGCGGAATCCGACGACCAGTACTACGAGCAAGGTCTGCGGTACCGGCCTTCCTGGTAG